The DNA sequence CGGCCATTTTTATATAAAAGCTTCAACGGCTTTAGCCAAAACATAAAAATCAACGTTCCATAATTATTTTTACTCCACAATATTTACCTTTGTACCATATTCAAAAAACATGAAGAAATTACCCATCCTACTGATTTTTTTTATAGGCCTGTTGAACGCCCAGAAACTCACTTCCAATGAGATTTCAATTATTAATCAGGGAGATATAAATACAGCACTACCGATTTATCAGACAACAGATGCCAGCCAGCATAAAACATTGCTGAGCATTTCTTCAGAAGCAGATCCCCTTGATCCGAATACGGCTGTTCTGGTAAAAAGAATGAAGGAATCCCTTCTGTCAACAGATGGTGGAGTAGGAATTGCTGCTCCTCAGGTGGGAATCAACAGAAAGATCATCTGGGTACAGCGTTTTGATAAAGAAGGAACTCCTCTGGAATATTTTATCAATCCTGTCATTGTATGGCATTCCGATCTGCAGAATCTTGGTCCTGAAGGAGACCTGTCTATTCCTGATTTCAGGGATCAGTTTTACAGAAGTAAGGTGATTCAACTGGAATATGTGGATTTGAAAGGACAGAAAT is a window from the Chryseobacterium indologenes genome containing:
- a CDS encoding peptide deformylase; the encoded protein is MKKLPILLIFFIGLLNAQKLTSNEISIINQGDINTALPIYQTTDASQHKTLLSISSEADPLDPNTAVLVKRMKESLLSTDGGVGIAAPQVGINRKIIWVQRFDKEGTPLEYFINPVIVWHSDLQNLGPEGDLSIPDFRDQFYRSKVIQLEYVDLKGQKYSEIVEGFTAVIFQHEIDHLFGILISDKKEKEKNDSYKKVDAYQKSDLMKDRR